aatttatgggaatctataatagaaaaggatttgggagtgcttgtagatagtagacttggcaatagtgctcaatgtcaagcagcagctgcaagggcaaataaagtattggcatgcataaaaaagggcatagatgcaagggaagaaggtgtaattttgacactgtataaatcgttggtaagacctcatcttgaatatgcagtacagttctgggcaccactctataaaaatgatattttgtagctagaaagggttcagagaagggcggcaaaattgataaagggtttggagtcattaagttatgaggaaaggttagccagtttaggcatgtttactttagagaagaggcgtctaaggggagatatgattactatgtacaaatacattaggggtcaatacagagaactttcatgggaactttttaccccaaggactatatacAGGACAcacagtcaccccctaaggttagaggagaggaagtttcacaaccaccaaaggaagggattctttacagtaagggcagtcaagatatggaattcattgccagggaaggttgtgatggcagattcaatagatatgtttaagaaagggttagacaaatttttagcggaaaggtgtatccagggatacgaccgttaattaaaatgaaggatagtagtggatatagggtaaaaataggactgtaatattgagtctgggggattttccacaattgaaacagattggcggttgcttactctggattaatttcaaatataagtgcaggatcgcaggagatccaaaataggttgaacttgatggactggtgtctttattcaacctcatcaactatgtactATGTAGAGGGCTTACAAGAATGGGCTACCTGAATGAAGACAGGGAGCCGGTGGGTGTAGTGACTTGCAGAGATTCCTATAAATTCCCAGGTTGCTTTTATGTTGTTGGCATATACATGCGGACATAGAAGGATGTTAGTAGTGGTCAGTGTAGGTCAGACTATATAtaggtctctgtgtgtgtgttggggaatttagactacaagctacaatggggcagggactgatgtgagtgagttctctgtacagcgctgcggaattagtggcgctatataaatagctgatgatgatgatgactataggACACGAGTCCTAATGCAGTGTCTCGGTCCGAGCAGCTCTGTGTGATCTGAATACCATGCTTTTTCCCAGGTTGAAATGGAGGATTCTGAGCCAAGTACGGAGCCAGAGAAAGAAGTGAAGGAGCCATTGGAGGAGGAGGACTCTGATCGGGTAGGAGAGGCTGCTTTTCCAGAAATGCTTGAAAGGTTACATTTCCCCCACTGACACTCTCTTTATTGACCAAAGCTGCCCCCCGAGAAAATGAGACCTTTTCACTCTCTCTTCCTAAAACTTGCCGAGTGCAATACtggggccagtatatatatatactgcaatcTATGTGCCCGTGCTGGAAATCTATATTATGTTAGATGTAGAGAAGACCGtccgtgttctccccagaaaatgtctcCAGccggtggcattaagaagtagctggttgggggcagtgtaatactttgcagtaaTATTGATAATTGTATTGCCCACACCcgccaggactggtggtcagtggtctaacacactgctggctgtaatagtgcctgttctaataggagaaacaatggtttattctaataggactctgttgggctccaagagccaggtggagcacccgggGAGAACACTGACCGTGTACATCACTGCTCCCTTTGTTATCCCTGAACTCTGTGCATCCATCACACCCCTCCTCGTCCCCTGTCCCCTGAAATGAGAATTTCTCATTCTCCTTGCTGCGTCCCCGGCCTGTGTCCCCCTTCTCCGCGTCCCCGGCCTGTGTCCCCCTTCTCCGCCTCCCCGGCCTGTGTCCCCCTTCTCCGCCTCCCCGGCCTGTGTCCCCCTTCTCCGCCTCCCCGGCCTGTGTCCCCCTTCTCCGCCTCCCCGGCCTGTGTCCCCCTTCTCCGCCTCCCCGGCCCGTGTCCCCCTTCTCCGCGTCCCCGGCCCGTGTCCCCCTTCTCCGCGTCCCCGGCCCGTGTCCCCCTTCTCCGCCTCCCCGGCCCGTGTCCCCCTTCTCCGCCTCCCCGGCCCGTGTCCCCCTTCTCCGCCTCCCCGGCCCGTGTCCCCCTTCTCCGCCTCCCCGGCCCGTGTCCCCCTTCTCCGCCTCCCCGGCCCGTGTCCCCCTTCTCCGCCTCCCCGGCCCGTGTCCCCCTTCTCCGCCTCCCCGGCCCGTGTCCCCCTTCTCCGCCTCCCCGGCCCGTGTCCCCCTTCTCCGCCTCCCCGGCCCGTGTCCCCCTTCTCCGCCTCCCCGGCCCGTGTCCCCCTTCTCCGCCTCCCCGGCCCGTGTCCCCCTTCTCCGCCTCCCCGGCCCGTGTCCGCCTTCTCCGCCTCCCCGGCCCGTGTCCCCCTTCTCCGCCTCCCCGGCCCGTGTCCCCCTTCTCCGCCTCCCCGGCCCGTGTCCCCCTTCTCCGCCTCCCCGGCCTGTGTCCGCCTTCTCCGCCTCCCCGGCCTGTGTCCCCCTTCTCCGCCTCCCCGGCCTGTGTCCCCCTTCTCCGCCTCCCCGGCCCGTGTCCCCCTTCTCCGCCTCCCCGGCCCGTGTCCCCCTTCTCCGCCTCCCCGGCCGTGTCCCCCTTCTCCGCCTCCCCGGCCCGTGTCCCCCTTCTCCGCCTCCCCGGCCCGTGTCCCCCTTCTCCGCCTCCCCGGCCCGTGTCCCCCTTCTCCGCCTCCCCGGCCCGTGTCCCCCTTCTCCGCCTCCCCGGCCCGTGTCCCCCTTCTCCGCCTCCCCGGCCCGTGTCCCCCTTCTCCGCCTCCCCGGCCCGTGTCCCCCTTCTCCGCCTCCCCGGCCTGTGTCCGCCTCCCCGGCCTGTGTCCCCCTTCTCCGCCTCCCCTACCTCGTTCCTCCCCCTCCAGTGATGAAGTGTGCAGGTGATTATGTATGTTTCTGTGCGCTGGGTCCCGTAATGTCTGGTTGTCTTATTTCAGATTGTCCTTGTTTCTTATTAACCCTTCCAGCTTTCTTTCCTGTGACATAGGGTAATCTTCCGAAAAGCAAATGGGAAATGGATACCTCTGAAGCTAAACTTGGTGAGTGTCTGCGGCCGCCTTTCTTCGTGTTAGTGAAGGATAAACGTTACACTGTGTAATGTCACAGGATCACATGCGTCATGTGTACGTCCTTCCTCATGGTCCGTGTTATCAGTGATCTGGAAATCTAATGAAACAAAATCCCAAATTTCTGAAACATCACAGCattgtaaacagaaaaaaatgagtTGGGTAAAAGTGTTTACTTGTCGTCTGTGTAACCTCTGCCCAAATATGGAAGTATAGATgtgtgtgatagatatatatatatatatatatatatatatatatatatatatatctatgacacacacacacacacacaacacacacacaacacatacaACACATACACCCGGGGCCACGCAGAGGTTGGAGGGCCAGTTCTCACAAACATACACCCGGGGCCACACAGAGGTTGGAGGGCCAGTTCTCACAAACATACACCCGGGGCCACACAGAGGTTGGAGGGCCagttctcacacacatacacccggGGCCACACAGAGGTTGGAGGGCCAGTtctcacaaacatacacacatacacccgGGGCCACACAGAGGTTGGAGGGCCagttctcacacacatacacctgGGGCCACACAGAGGTTGGAGGGCCAGTtctcacaaacatacacacatacacccgGGGCCACACAGAGGTTGGAGGGCCAGTtctcacaaacatacacacatacacccgGGGCCACACAGAGGTTGGAGAGCCAGTTCTCACAAACATACACCTGGGGCCACACAGAGGTTGAAGGGCCAGttctcacacacacaacacatacaCCCGGGGCCACACAGAGGTTGGAGGGCCAtttctcacaaacacacacatacacccggGGCCACACAGAGGTTGGAGAGCCagttctcacacacatacacccggGGCCACACAGAGGTTGGAGGGCCAGTTCTCACAAACATACACCCGGGGCCACACAGAGGTTGGAGGGCCagttctcacacacatacacctgGGGCCACACAGAGGTTGAAGGGCCAGttctcacacacacaacacatacaCCCGGGGCCACACAGAGGTTGGAGGGCCATTTCtcacaaacatacacatacaccgGGGCCACACAGAGGTTGGAG
The sequence above is a segment of the Mixophyes fleayi isolate aMixFle1 unplaced genomic scaffold, aMixFle1.hap1 Scaffold_2097, whole genome shotgun sequence genome. Coding sequences within it:
- the LOC142121371 gene encoding uncharacterized protein LOC142121371, whose amino-acid sequence is MTHTHTHNTHTTHTTHTPGATQRLEGQFSQTYTRGHTEVGGPVLTNIHPGPHRGWRASSHTHTPGATQRLEGQFSQTYTHTPGATQRLEGQFSQTYTHTPGATQRLEGQFSQTYTHTPGATQRLESQFSQTYTHTPGATQRLEGHFSQTHTYTRGHTEVGEPVLTHIHPGPHRGWRASSHKHTPGATQRLEGQFSHTYTWGHTEVEGPVLTHTTHTPGATQRLEGHFSQTYTYTGATQRLEGHFSQTHTYTRGHTEVGGPFLTNTHTHTRGHTEVGGPVLTNTHTPGATQRLEGQFLAIQKLVLIYQCDYDVYYTVG